In one Trichlorobacter lovleyi SZ genomic region, the following are encoded:
- a CDS encoding glycosyltransferase family protein, whose protein sequence is MQKENNQLHIWLAYVNYPITTAVYLKRALQQMGHQVTTIGPRLPEKAIALWGLQNMKLPLDPQDIDTSFTPDMAEIWESTPPVERPDLYLWVESVNGHNPQNLQQITCPKVCYLIDTHYHLDHAIEIAQHFDYAFIAQLVDLEEFRTLHPQVHWLPLACDPEIHGRQTVAKEYEVSFVGGMNERRAALLDHLASRFNVHHERSFWTDMARTFSATRIVLNDASYDDLNMRFFEALAAGSLLLSNPTSGSGQDILFHDGADYACHHDHDLLEIVQRYLDNEPLRERIAEQGRHRVLAAHTYQHRMVDLLEVISGRKQDTFSTFELRERSHTGPVSPEAATPVDQPRIRSIISTRHVSQWPTFQMVHEWEDILGAQLGVPFRPLDDSCLLPAGDAPEQGFDLLFLPLASELADYARNRSLIPIVMDLWRDGFEAFIRCAPQFRLVFVTNLQAYQELSPQLPNLRYLPFTLADQYLDCTLPAKDIDIIHYGRRNPVLDQYLHQFLQDHPACHAVITDKSDNGEAILIHSNRWGSLGVSDSRKKFMDLLCRSRISLVSTVGMDGSRQTGGIDPVSPRFLESMAAGCHLVGRIPDNPEFRDSGLFRLCHHVDSYQQFEKTVLALLAEPANQQRDYRPLLAQRLTSSLVPIIRAAVSSLHNDSDSYTPTGGIMHCINPRTDLEDGLKTLKVVETERPSSAQFSNYQAMADVIAYHLEFHGLDCFDLFSTIQNQQKHPTQVLLIAALELSYRGQPDAACCLAYRAMQMNPADSDIALFYADQLRRAGRLGEARAIAAQHTTHDTEFKLSQAVLDTCEIDETLPLRQEHYHVLHAAHTLLRPRRYVEIGICSGKSLALTKLGTSAIGVDPMTACADQQFYKSPESSPALFQMTSNDFFEQALMEKTWSSEPFDMAFIDGLHLFEQALMDFIHLEQRAAPNSIIFMHDGLPVNIIGAERKRTSMVWTGDVWKVILCLKTVRPDLDIITFPVRPSGLTMIRKLDRNSKLLATQFDTLVAHFMDAKLPASLPERFQLLKVTDEAPEVTLQKVVAQQGAFQ, encoded by the coding sequence GTGCAGAAAGAAAACAACCAATTACATATCTGGCTGGCCTACGTAAACTACCCGATCACTACGGCCGTGTACCTGAAAAGGGCCTTGCAGCAGATGGGACATCAGGTCACCACCATTGGCCCACGCCTGCCGGAAAAGGCGATTGCCCTGTGGGGGCTTCAGAACATGAAACTCCCGTTGGATCCTCAGGACATTGACACCTCCTTTACCCCTGATATGGCTGAAATATGGGAGTCGACACCGCCTGTAGAGCGCCCGGACCTGTATCTCTGGGTGGAGTCGGTCAACGGACATAATCCGCAGAATCTGCAGCAGATTACCTGTCCCAAGGTCTGCTATCTGATCGATACCCATTACCATCTGGACCATGCCATAGAGATTGCGCAGCACTTTGATTACGCCTTTATTGCCCAGTTGGTGGACCTGGAGGAATTCAGGACGCTACACCCGCAGGTTCACTGGCTGCCACTGGCCTGCGACCCTGAAATCCATGGCAGGCAGACGGTCGCAAAGGAGTATGAGGTAAGCTTTGTCGGCGGCATGAATGAGCGCAGGGCAGCCCTGCTGGATCACCTGGCAAGCCGCTTCAATGTTCATCACGAGCGTTCCTTCTGGACCGATATGGCCCGCACCTTTTCCGCCACCCGGATCGTGCTGAATGATGCCAGTTATGACGACCTGAACATGCGCTTCTTTGAGGCGCTTGCCGCAGGCTCGCTGCTGCTCTCAAACCCGACCAGCGGCAGCGGACAGGACATCCTGTTTCACGATGGCGCCGATTATGCCTGCCATCATGATCATGACCTGCTTGAGATAGTACAACGTTATCTGGACAACGAGCCACTGCGTGAACGGATTGCCGAGCAGGGCAGGCATCGGGTACTGGCTGCCCATACCTACCAGCACCGCATGGTTGACCTGCTTGAGGTCATCAGCGGCAGGAAACAGGATACCTTCTCAACCTTTGAACTGCGGGAGCGTTCCCATACTGGGCCTGTGTCACCAGAGGCGGCTACACCCGTGGACCAGCCCCGTATCCGTTCCATCATCTCAACACGCCACGTCAGCCAATGGCCTACCTTTCAGATGGTCCATGAGTGGGAGGACATCCTGGGCGCACAACTCGGGGTACCATTCCGACCGCTTGACGATTCATGCCTGCTGCCTGCCGGGGACGCGCCTGAACAAGGCTTTGACCTCCTGTTCCTGCCGCTGGCCAGCGAGCTTGCAGACTATGCCCGCAACCGCAGCCTGATCCCGATTGTCATGGATCTGTGGCGGGACGGTTTTGAGGCCTTCATCCGCTGCGCCCCGCAGTTCAGACTGGTTTTTGTTACGAACCTGCAGGCCTACCAGGAACTTTCGCCGCAGCTCCCGAATCTGCGCTATCTGCCCTTTACGCTTGCAGACCAGTACCTTGACTGCACCCTGCCTGCCAAGGACATTGACATCATCCACTATGGACGGCGCAATCCGGTGCTGGATCAGTACCTGCACCAGTTCTTGCAGGATCACCCCGCTTGTCACGCCGTCATCACCGATAAGAGTGACAATGGCGAGGCGATCCTGATTCACTCGAACAGGTGGGGAAGCCTCGGGGTAAGCGACTCACGCAAGAAATTCATGGATCTGCTCTGCCGCAGCCGTATCAGCCTGGTTTCAACTGTGGGCATGGATGGTTCCCGCCAGACCGGCGGTATTGACCCGGTCAGCCCCCGTTTTCTTGAAAGCATGGCAGCCGGCTGCCATCTTGTCGGCCGGATTCCTGATAACCCCGAATTCAGGGACAGCGGTCTGTTCCGGCTCTGCCACCACGTTGACAGCTACCAGCAGTTTGAAAAGACCGTACTCGCCCTGCTTGCCGAACCGGCCAATCAGCAACGGGACTACCGCCCGTTGCTGGCACAACGACTCACATCGTCACTGGTTCCGATCATACGTGCAGCCGTATCGTCACTGCACAATGACTCAGACTCATACACGCCTACCGGGGGTATCATGCACTGTATCAATCCTCGCACTGATCTGGAAGACGGCCTTAAGACGCTCAAGGTGGTCGAGACGGAGAGGCCTTCATCCGCACAATTCAGCAACTATCAGGCCATGGCTGATGTGATTGCCTATCACCTTGAATTTCATGGCCTTGATTGCTTTGACCTCTTTAGCACCATCCAAAATCAGCAAAAGCACCCCACTCAGGTGCTACTCATTGCCGCGTTGGAGCTATCATATCGAGGACAGCCTGATGCGGCCTGCTGCTTGGCATACCGGGCCATGCAGATGAATCCAGCAGATAGCGATATTGCCTTATTTTATGCCGACCAGCTACGCAGGGCCGGCAGGTTGGGCGAAGCGAGGGCCATTGCCGCACAGCACACAACTCACGACACCGAGTTCAAGCTGTCACAAGCCGTTCTTGACACCTGCGAGATTGACGAGACCCTGCCACTGCGCCAAGAACACTATCATGTGCTGCATGCGGCCCATACCCTGCTGCGGCCGCGTCGATACGTCGAAATCGGCATCTGCAGCGGCAAATCCCTTGCGCTTACCAAACTCGGGACCTCCGCCATTGGAGTCGACCCAATGACCGCCTGTGCTGATCAGCAGTTTTATAAATCACCCGAGAGTTCACCGGCGCTCTTTCAGATGACCAGCAATGATTTTTTTGAGCAGGCCCTGATGGAAAAAACCTGGAGTTCAGAGCCGTTTGATATGGCCTTCATTGATGGCCTGCACCTCTTTGAACAGGCCCTGATGGACTTCATCCACCTGGAGCAGCGTGCCGCCCCGAACTCCATCATCTTCATGCACGACGGTCTGCCGGTCAATATTATTGGAGCTGAGCGGAAGCGTACCAGCATGGTCTGGACCGGCGATGTCTGGAAGGTGATCCTCTGCCTGAAAACCGTCCGTCCGGACCTCGATATCATCACCTTCCCGGTCAGACCGTCGGGGCTGACCATGATACGAAAGCTGGACCGGAACTCAAAGCTGCTTGCAACACAGTTCGACACCCTGGTGGCCCACTTCATGGATGCAAAGCTCCCCGCTTCACTGCCTGAACGGTTTCAGCTGCTCAAGGTAACCGACGAAGCGCCGGAGGTGACCCTGCAAAAAGTTGTCGCTCAGCAAGGAGCCTTTCAATAA
- a CDS encoding glycosyltransferase family protein: MQQAASPTVLLAYAPYPVTTAVYLERALRKSCRVTTVGPLFPDEKIEEWHLQNLRVPFFQQDIVSSPEPDMAELLAANPSLVPDLYLWVESVGGHFPQNLAALPCPKACYLVDTHLNLDWHLQWAGQFDFIFLAQREYLERFRAAGLNAHWLPLACDPEIHSAANVVKQHDLSFVGSLSHNPRRQELLRRLDETIGVYCERCWWDDMAQVISSSRITFNSAVKNDLNMRVFEALSIGSLLLTDPAPNSGLETLFADGEDLALYRTDGELLEVADFYLRNDLLREQIAARGRQIVHAAHTYDHRIAELLDVMTGKRATTSTAEELRARSLAPLSPPFSSITGSSIDLSSASRSFVIAVLDYSPASQYNIATLLQDLEQIPGDVLVIFNDEGVAADLKGHPRITRYAIMKENVGVARAWNVGIEMAATPHVFILNADLHLELDAVREMEERLCALERAACTGPQGSFVNYRLTKDYLYFDKGTFDQPVAVDAVSGFLFAVKRNLFGPGGLKFENAYTPCYFEEWDLGLQIRQLGLQSWIVPTSAYEHHWGGSIAARREISCMGRSESAQEILQRNRVLFLAKWRKAGHLPESGWRSFGPDYALTMLQQGQTDHARAVIQSLAISYPDIPEVQALGIGLALQDNDMKIVAEISKRLHRTDPRFDLEKFLKKAVAQP, from the coding sequence ATGCAGCAAGCTGCCTCCCCTACTGTCCTGTTGGCCTACGCCCCTTACCCGGTGACAACGGCGGTGTACCTCGAACGTGCGCTACGGAAAAGCTGCCGGGTAACCACCGTCGGACCGCTGTTTCCCGATGAAAAAATTGAGGAATGGCACCTGCAGAATCTGCGGGTACCGTTTTTCCAGCAGGATATTGTCAGCTCTCCAGAACCTGACATGGCCGAACTACTGGCTGCCAACCCCTCCCTTGTACCTGATCTGTACCTGTGGGTGGAGTCGGTGGGCGGCCATTTCCCCCAGAATCTTGCCGCCCTCCCCTGCCCCAAGGCCTGCTATCTGGTTGATACCCACCTCAATCTGGACTGGCATCTGCAGTGGGCCGGGCAGTTTGACTTCATCTTCCTTGCCCAGCGGGAATACCTGGAACGCTTCAGGGCAGCGGGGCTCAACGCCCACTGGCTTCCGCTTGCCTGCGACCCGGAGATTCATAGCGCAGCCAACGTCGTGAAACAGCATGATCTCTCCTTTGTGGGCAGCCTGTCCCACAATCCCCGCCGCCAGGAGCTGCTGCGCCGGCTTGATGAGACCATCGGGGTCTATTGTGAACGTTGCTGGTGGGATGATATGGCCCAGGTCATCTCCTCGTCACGGATAACCTTCAACAGCGCCGTCAAAAACGACCTGAACATGCGTGTCTTCGAGGCACTCTCCATCGGCAGCCTGCTGCTGACCGACCCTGCCCCCAACAGTGGCCTGGAAACCCTGTTCGCGGATGGCGAAGATCTTGCCCTCTACCGCACCGATGGAGAACTGCTTGAAGTAGCTGATTTTTACCTCAGAAACGACCTGCTGCGGGAACAGATCGCCGCCAGGGGTCGTCAGATCGTCCATGCCGCCCACACCTATGACCACCGCATTGCAGAACTGCTGGATGTCATGACCGGCAAGCGGGCAACCACCTCAACAGCGGAAGAGCTGCGGGCACGTTCCCTGGCGCCACTTTCTCCGCCCTTCAGCTCCATCACCGGCAGCAGCATCGATCTCAGCAGCGCTTCCCGGAGCTTTGTGATCGCAGTCCTCGACTACTCACCGGCCAGCCAATACAATATTGCCACCCTCTTGCAGGATCTGGAGCAGATACCGGGCGATGTCCTGGTCATCTTCAACGACGAAGGGGTGGCTGCCGACCTGAAAGGGCATCCCCGCATCACCCGTTATGCCATCATGAAGGAGAACGTCGGGGTGGCGCGGGCCTGGAACGTGGGTATCGAGATGGCCGCAACTCCCCATGTCTTTATCCTGAATGCCGACCTGCACCTGGAGCTTGACGCAGTTCGTGAAATGGAAGAGCGGCTCTGCGCACTTGAACGGGCCGCCTGTACCGGCCCGCAGGGATCATTTGTCAATTACCGCCTGACCAAAGATTATCTCTACTTTGACAAAGGCACCTTTGACCAGCCGGTTGCCGTGGATGCGGTCTCCGGCTTTCTGTTCGCCGTCAAACGCAACCTGTTCGGACCCGGCGGACTGAAGTTTGAAAACGCCTACACCCCCTGCTACTTTGAAGAATGGGATCTGGGACTGCAGATCCGCCAACTCGGCCTGCAAAGCTGGATTGTCCCCACCAGCGCCTACGAACATCACTGGGGTGGCAGCATCGCTGCCCGGCGTGAAATCAGCTGTATGGGACGGAGTGAATCAGCCCAGGAGATCCTGCAACGCAACCGGGTCCTGTTCCTCGCCAAGTGGCGCAAGGCCGGTCATCTGCCGGAAAGCGGCTGGCGGAGCTTTGGTCCGGACTACGCCCTTACAATGCTACAGCAGGGCCAAACCGACCACGCCCGGGCCGTGATCCAGTCGCTGGCCATCAGTTATCCCGACATCCCCGAGGTACAGGCACTGGGCATCGGCCTGGCCCTGCAGGACAACGATATGAAGATCGTAGCCGAGATCAGCAAACGACTGCACCGGACTGATCCCCGCTTTGATCTGGAAAAATTCCTGAAGAAGGCGGTGGCGCAACCATGA
- a CDS encoding B12-binding domain-containing radical SAM protein — MTHPTALTLPSPPFMDPHEVEAFALLLRGFSNPLQAFEWGSGASTLYYGSRLPFGSFWQSVEHDAEWHQHTAQEAARWDAHRIAVRHVPPDRIWHDTGDDGDYATFRNYVLFPTTLGRQFDLILVDGRARVACMAVGWELLQDDGVMILHDAERPEYQPGIPTGCYQIRLSAYSARVNGPVELLLMAKKADLLVRLERQLRRNMPPQVSIDSNLPPAAPAPRILFLNTYYQAFMNGLYARQPELDTLPYYQQKRVLIDSCFGDSDFYSTGMASAGWEADELIINASRLQETWAREQDFPVDDCNAILLEQIRRYRPDVLYLQDLSPATEAFITAVRPFVHLIVGQIASPIPEQTHLQGFDLIISSFPHFVKQFRKMGITAYYQPLAFEPRILNRLPQVVREIPVSFVGGISPYHGTGLTVLETIAKSIPLDVWGYGAQALPPESPLRQRHHGEAWGLQMFSLLAGSRITLNRHIDVAENHANNMRLFEATGCGALLLTDYRDNLGELFEIGREVVAYRSPEEAVLLARYYQQHPEEAAAIARAGQQRTLRDHSYQRRMHQTAQILERHLRYRTERELYPTVDYARISYGYNNLQKNEVLPAMEQGWQDAGIPAKQRALVQLELEAMYHGRTPQVFQVLAELLRPVVTPGMELLEISCASGYYSEVIEYLLSRQVNYTGVDYSEAMIRMAQDYYPDRRFRVADGAALPFADQSFPLVISGCVLLHTADYSRHIAETARVAQEWIVVHRTPVFRLRPTQYLSKLAYGVETVEMRFNEQELLGHFMQHGFELLRTLTYAEHPEEDGYEVSYLLKRTGPVSASKDKHKPAIPAKSPSIAPNRQGPVVLVSRAIAFTFPLAYAYLAGQLRSQGEEVKLLFKEMPFELLVKQIMALNPLLVGFGNLYPELEETRRLIRMLDEAGRTFPIVVGGQMVSPIPEFAVRITGADYGVIGEGELILAELVTRLRNGSDVSDLKGLVIREGEDIRNNGPGACIENLSTGLPPIPYDLFPIDQWLPIGEWYARHLPQAQWHIADRVINVHGGRGCPFSCNFCYHHSKPRYRDIAVMMEEAQEALQRFDANMLYFSDDLVLATPNRARQLVEAIHRLDRPISFSVSTRFDILARMDDSLLQELKQAGCRTMGLGLESGSDRILKIIGKNCTAEQIEDGLERLHRTGIYPTTSIMTGQQSETLEDAAASIALMQRAVRRDPFINFAFTLATPFPGSALHDLIFEKGLLKDEQEFYDRYFSTSGDFKQVINLSAMSDTEVMAAHYELERIYAEEKKNQACSLRL; from the coding sequence ATGACCCATCCCACTGCCCTGACACTGCCGTCACCGCCGTTCATGGACCCCCACGAGGTTGAGGCGTTTGCTCTTCTGCTGCGAGGCTTTAGCAACCCGCTTCAGGCATTTGAATGGGGCTCCGGTGCCAGCACCCTCTACTATGGCTCCCGGCTCCCGTTCGGCAGCTTCTGGCAGTCGGTCGAGCATGATGCAGAATGGCATCAGCATACCGCCCAGGAAGCTGCCCGGTGGGATGCGCACCGGATCGCCGTCAGACATGTCCCGCCGGATCGCATCTGGCACGATACCGGCGATGATGGCGATTACGCCACCTTCAGGAACTATGTCCTTTTCCCCACCACCCTGGGCAGGCAGTTTGACCTGATCCTGGTGGATGGCCGTGCCCGGGTCGCCTGCATGGCTGTCGGCTGGGAGCTGTTGCAGGATGACGGCGTCATGATCCTGCATGATGCCGAGCGTCCGGAATATCAGCCGGGCATTCCAACGGGCTGCTATCAGATCCGCCTGTCCGCCTATTCAGCCCGTGTCAACGGCCCGGTTGAACTCCTGCTGATGGCCAAGAAGGCTGATCTGCTGGTCAGGCTTGAGCGTCAGCTCCGTCGCAACATGCCACCTCAGGTCAGTATCGACAGCAACCTGCCGCCGGCAGCACCGGCGCCCCGGATACTGTTCCTCAACACCTACTACCAGGCGTTTATGAACGGCCTGTATGCCCGGCAGCCGGAACTGGATACGCTCCCCTATTATCAGCAAAAGCGGGTCCTGATTGACAGCTGCTTCGGTGACAGCGACTTTTATTCAACCGGCATGGCATCTGCCGGCTGGGAGGCTGACGAGTTGATCATCAATGCCTCCCGGCTTCAGGAGACCTGGGCCCGGGAGCAGGATTTCCCCGTGGACGATTGTAACGCCATCCTGCTGGAGCAGATTCGACGCTACCGTCCTGACGTGCTCTATCTGCAGGATCTCTCACCGGCGACCGAGGCATTCATTACTGCTGTACGCCCCTTTGTCCACTTGATTGTTGGCCAGATCGCCTCACCCATACCGGAACAGACCCATCTGCAGGGGTTTGACCTGATCATTTCATCCTTCCCCCATTTTGTGAAACAGTTTCGCAAAATGGGGATTACGGCTTATTATCAGCCTCTTGCCTTTGAACCACGCATACTAAATCGTTTACCGCAGGTGGTTCGAGAGATTCCGGTCAGCTTTGTTGGCGGCATCTCCCCCTACCATGGCACCGGTCTGACAGTTCTTGAGACAATAGCCAAAAGTATCCCGCTGGATGTGTGGGGCTATGGCGCCCAGGCCCTCCCGCCTGAGTCGCCGCTCAGACAGCGGCACCATGGCGAGGCCTGGGGATTGCAGATGTTTTCCCTGCTGGCCGGCTCCCGGATCACCCTCAATCGGCATATCGATGTTGCTGAAAATCATGCCAACAACATGAGGCTGTTTGAAGCCACCGGCTGCGGCGCCCTGCTGCTGACCGACTACCGCGACAACCTTGGGGAGCTGTTCGAGATCGGCAGGGAGGTGGTGGCATACCGCAGTCCGGAAGAGGCGGTCTTACTGGCCCGCTATTATCAGCAACACCCCGAAGAGGCGGCAGCCATTGCCAGGGCCGGACAACAGCGTACCCTGCGGGACCACTCCTATCAGCGCCGCATGCACCAGACTGCGCAGATACTGGAACGGCATCTGCGCTATCGCACTGAACGCGAGCTTTATCCCACGGTTGATTATGCACGCATCAGCTATGGCTACAACAACCTGCAAAAGAACGAGGTACTGCCCGCCATGGAACAGGGCTGGCAGGATGCCGGCATTCCTGCCAAACAAAGGGCATTGGTGCAGCTTGAGCTTGAAGCCATGTACCACGGCCGGACACCACAGGTATTCCAGGTCCTTGCAGAATTGCTGCGACCCGTAGTAACGCCCGGCATGGAGCTGCTTGAGATCAGCTGCGCCAGCGGCTACTACTCTGAAGTTATTGAATACCTGCTGTCCAGGCAGGTCAACTATACCGGTGTCGATTACTCCGAGGCAATGATCAGGATGGCACAGGATTATTATCCCGACCGGCGTTTCAGGGTGGCTGACGGAGCGGCACTCCCCTTTGCCGATCAGTCATTTCCGCTGGTTATTTCAGGCTGTGTCCTGTTGCACACCGCTGACTACAGCAGACATATTGCAGAAACCGCCCGGGTGGCACAGGAGTGGATCGTTGTCCATCGCACCCCGGTCTTTCGTTTACGGCCAACGCAATATCTCTCCAAACTGGCCTATGGCGTTGAAACCGTCGAAATGCGCTTTAACGAGCAGGAACTGCTGGGTCATTTTATGCAGCATGGTTTTGAGCTTTTACGGACCTTGACCTATGCGGAGCACCCGGAGGAAGATGGGTATGAAGTCAGCTACCTGCTCAAGCGCACCGGACCAGTCTCCGCTTCCAAAGACAAGCATAAACCGGCAATTCCGGCCAAATCCCCGAGTATAGCCCCTAATCGCCAGGGGCCGGTTGTACTGGTATCCCGGGCAATAGCCTTTACCTTTCCCCTGGCCTATGCCTACCTTGCCGGACAGCTGCGTTCTCAGGGAGAAGAGGTCAAGCTGCTGTTTAAGGAGATGCCGTTTGAGCTGTTGGTGAAGCAGATCATGGCACTCAACCCACTGCTCGTTGGCTTCGGAAACCTGTATCCCGAACTGGAAGAAACCCGCAGACTGATCCGGATGCTGGATGAGGCGGGCAGAACATTTCCGATCGTGGTTGGCGGCCAGATGGTCAGCCCGATCCCGGAGTTTGCCGTCCGGATTACCGGAGCCGACTATGGTGTGATCGGCGAAGGGGAACTGATCCTTGCCGAACTGGTCACGAGGCTGAGAAACGGCAGTGATGTTTCTGATCTGAAAGGCCTTGTCATCAGAGAGGGCGAGGATATACGCAACAACGGTCCCGGGGCCTGTATTGAAAATCTTTCAACCGGCCTGCCGCCAATCCCTTATGATCTTTTTCCAATTGACCAGTGGCTGCCGATCGGCGAATGGTATGCCCGCCATCTGCCACAGGCACAATGGCATATTGCAGACCGGGTGATCAATGTGCACGGCGGCAGGGGCTGCCCCTTCAGCTGCAACTTCTGCTATCATCACAGCAAGCCGCGCTATCGCGACATTGCGGTCATGATGGAAGAGGCGCAGGAGGCGCTGCAGCGCTTTGATGCCAACATGCTTTATTTTTCCGACGATCTGGTGCTGGCGACTCCCAATCGGGCACGACAGCTGGTTGAGGCGATACACCGGCTTGACCGGCCAATCTCGTTCTCGGTCTCAACCCGCTTTGACATTCTGGCCAGGATGGATGATAGCCTGTTGCAGGAGCTGAAACAGGCCGGCTGCAGGACCATGGGGCTTGGGCTGGAATCCGGCTCTGACCGGATTCTGAAAATCATCGGGAAGAACTGCACGGCTGAACAGATTGAAGACGGACTGGAGCGGTTGCACCGCACAGGTATCTACCCCACCACCTCAATCATGACTGGCCAGCAGTCTGAGACACTTGAAGATGCTGCTGCATCAATCGCCTTGATGCAGCGTGCAGTACGGCGCGACCCCTTCATCAACTTCGCCTTTACCCTTGCCACACCGTTCCCCGGCTCTGCACTCCATGATCTGATTTTTGAAAAAGGTCTTCTCAAGGACGAGCAGGAGTTTTATGACCGCTATTTCTCAACCAGTGGAGATTTCAAACAGGTTATCAACCTGTCAGCCATGAGTGACACCGAAGTCATGGCAGCACATTACGAACTTGAGCGGATCTATGCAGAAGAAAAGAAAAATCAGGCCTGTTCACTTAGACTGTAG
- a CDS encoding NAD-dependent epimerase/dehydratase family protein, with the protein MESFNNKRVLITGGLGFIGSNLAIRLVQLGAQVTLVDSLIPEYGGNLWNIEPVKEQVRVNISDVRDEHAMKYLIQGQDFLFNLAGQTSHLDSMQNPYPDLEINARAQLSILEACRHHNPAIKLVFASTRQMYGAPRYLPVDEKHPLAPVDVNGINKMAGEWYHLVYNNVYGIRASVLRLTNTYGPRMRVKDARQTFLGIWIRNILTGQPVLVFGDGRQVRDFNYVDDVVEAMLLCAASDAANGEIFNLGADDPANLQDTAQLLVQAAGQGSFALVPFPPDRKAIDIGDYYADYGKIKATLGWQPAVALQEGLQRTLAYYRTDGAHYWEEADHARS; encoded by the coding sequence ATGGAATCATTCAACAACAAACGGGTATTGATCACGGGCGGCCTCGGTTTCATCGGTTCAAACCTGGCTATCCGCCTGGTGCAACTGGGGGCCCAGGTCACACTGGTGGACAGCCTGATCCCTGAATACGGCGGTAATCTCTGGAATATTGAACCGGTCAAGGAGCAGGTACGGGTCAATATCTCCGACGTCCGGGATGAACATGCCATGAAGTACCTGATTCAAGGCCAGGACTTCCTGTTCAACCTGGCCGGCCAGACCAGCCACCTTGATTCAATGCAGAACCCCTATCCGGACCTTGAGATCAACGCCCGCGCTCAGCTTTCGATCCTTGAGGCCTGCCGCCACCACAATCCCGCCATCAAGCTGGTTTTTGCCAGTACCCGCCAGATGTACGGTGCCCCCCGCTACCTGCCGGTGGATGAAAAACACCCCCTGGCCCCGGTTGATGTGAACGGCATCAACAAGATGGCCGGAGAGTGGTACCACCTGGTATATAACAACGTCTACGGCATCCGGGCCTCGGTGCTGCGCCTGACCAACACCTATGGCCCCCGCATGCGGGTCAAGGATGCCCGCCAGACCTTTCTGGGTATCTGGATCAGAAATATCCTGACCGGCCAGCCGGTGCTGGTCTTCGGGGATGGCAGACAGGTCCGCGACTTTAATTACGTTGACGATGTGGTTGAAGCAATGCTGCTCTGCGCGGCATCTGACGCTGCCAACGGCGAGATATTCAATCTGGGTGCGGATGACCCGGCCAACCTGCAGGATACCGCCCAGCTGCTGGTCCAGGCTGCCGGCCAGGGCAGCTTTGCACTGGTGCCGTTTCCGCCGGACCGCAAGGCGATCGACATTGGCGACTACTACGCCGATTACGGCAAGATCAAGGCGACACTGGGCTGGCAACCGGCTGTAGCGCTTCAGGAAGGGCTGCAACGCACCCTGGCCTACTACCGCACCGACGGCGCACACTACTGGGAGGAGGCAGACCATGCCCGCTCCTGA
- a CDS encoding glycosyltransferase family protein produces the protein MRWYCTYCDRNYLVRLLALADSLTRHERQPFTILVVCLDELTRTLLNHLQLPNIRSIGLHELESRDHQLREARNTRSLVEYYWTLTPTVLLFLFEQHPQIDRLTYLDADLFFFSSPEPMFSEAPDASVLIHSHRFAKRYTMLEAYGTYNVGLLSFVRNTEALGILREWRGQCLHWCFASLEDGKFGDQLYLNDWPQRFAGVHVLQHPGVGVAPWNQNDASLATAATGELLVDGAPLIFYHFHALEILSPEVYLPAKLLHYRFELPVLRHCYLPYVRTLQQELARLDSLLPGSTCGIAHQTGAVAHTLLATQSSALILAEHLPGFSQSPLADGWVVGKVPVELPDAGTVQTA, from the coding sequence ATGCGCTGGTACTGTACCTACTGTGATCGCAACTATCTGGTCAGGCTCCTTGCCCTGGCGGATTCCCTGACCCGGCATGAGCGGCAACCGTTTACCATCCTCGTGGTCTGTCTGGACGAGCTGACCCGTACCTTATTGAACCACCTTCAGCTACCCAATATCCGAAGCATCGGCCTGCACGAGCTTGAATCCCGTGATCACCAGCTGCGTGAGGCCAGAAATACGCGCAGTCTGGTTGAGTACTACTGGACTCTCACCCCGACCGTGCTGCTGTTTCTTTTTGAACAGCATCCGCAGATCGACCGTCTGACCTATCTGGATGCCGACCTGTTCTTCTTCAGCTCGCCGGAGCCGATGTTCTCGGAGGCACCCGATGCCTCCGTGTTAATTCACAGCCACCGCTTTGCAAAAAGATATACCATGCTTGAGGCGTACGGCACCTACAACGTGGGGCTACTCAGTTTTGTCAGGAATACCGAGGCGCTGGGCATTCTACGCGAGTGGCGTGGACAATGTCTGCACTGGTGTTTTGCCAGCCTGGAGGATGGAAAATTCGGCGACCAGCTCTACCTGAACGATTGGCCGCAACGGTTTGCCGGCGTCCATGTGCTGCAGCACCCGGGAGTCGGGGTAGCCCCCTGGAACCAGAACGATGCCAGCCTGGCAACCGCTGCTACAGGAGAACTGCTGGTGGATGGCGCCCCGCTGATCTTCTACCACTTCCATGCCCTGGAGATATTGTCTCCTGAGGTCTATCTGCCGGCAAAGCTGTTACATTACCGTTTTGAGCTGCCGGTCCTGCGCCATTGCTACCTTCCCTATGTTCGGACCCTGCAGCAGGAGCTGGCACGATTGGACTCACTGCTACCGGGATCAACCTGCGGCATAGCGCACCAGACCGGCGCTGTTGCCCACACCCTGCTGGCCACACAATCGAGCGCACTGATCCTGGCCGAGCATCTGCCGGGCTTTTCGCAGAGCCCCCTGGCTGACGGCTGGGTTGTCGGCAAGGTGCCGGTTGAACTACCTGACGCAGGCACTGTACAAACGGCATGA